In Terriglobia bacterium, the following proteins share a genomic window:
- a CDS encoding glycosyltransferase family 4 protein has translation MLVGLFPELDAPGGVQRAGRHLAAVLSEYAAGRDMDYRFLSLNDSPELHRTVVAGREFVYTGCERGKLRFLAAALRAARRGAKIVLAAHPNLAPVTRAMRLVAPGLKTIVCTHGAEVWEPLPLLRRRALRRSNLVLAPSQDTANQVMVRQGVGEERVRVLPWALDPQFEALLSLPQAAALPPGFPRGRVILAVGRWMASERYKGVDHLIAAMARLRTRWPDVQLVAAGEGDDHPWLENLAAEHGVRRHVHFLHGLSLAALAACYAACEIFALPSRGEGFGLVYLEAMACGKPVIGGAHGGAPEVIEDGVTGYLVPHGDVTQIVTALETLLRDPEHARAMGARGRERVHSQFRFSMFAKSLKKLLHQQCAS, from the coding sequence GTGCTGGTAGGCCTCTTCCCCGAACTGGACGCGCCCGGAGGTGTGCAGCGCGCCGGCCGTCATCTGGCGGCGGTGCTGAGCGAATACGCTGCGGGCCGCGACATGGATTACCGCTTTCTGAGCCTGAACGATTCGCCGGAGCTGCACCGCACGGTGGTCGCGGGGCGGGAGTTTGTCTACACGGGGTGCGAGCGCGGGAAGCTGCGGTTTCTGGCCGCGGCGCTGCGCGCGGCGCGGCGCGGCGCGAAGATCGTTCTGGCGGCGCATCCGAATCTGGCGCCGGTGACGCGGGCGATGCGCCTGGTGGCGCCCGGGCTGAAGACCATCGTGTGCACGCACGGCGCCGAGGTGTGGGAGCCGCTGCCGTTGCTGCGGCGGCGGGCGCTGCGGCGCAGCAATCTGGTGCTGGCGCCGAGCCAGGACACCGCGAATCAGGTTATGGTGCGGCAGGGAGTGGGCGAGGAGCGCGTCCGGGTGCTGCCCTGGGCGCTCGATCCGCAGTTCGAAGCGCTGCTGAGCTTGCCTCAAGCCGCCGCGCTCCCGCCGGGCTTTCCCCGCGGGCGGGTGATCCTGGCCGTGGGCCGCTGGATGGCCAGCGAGCGCTACAAGGGCGTGGATCATCTGATCGCCGCGATGGCCCGGCTGCGCACGCGCTGGCCGGACGTGCAACTGGTGGCCGCCGGAGAAGGCGATGACCACCCCTGGCTGGAAAATCTGGCCGCGGAGCACGGCGTCCGCCGGCACGTGCATTTTCTGCACGGGCTCTCGCTGGCCGCGCTGGCGGCGTGTTACGCGGCTTGCGAAATCTTCGCGCTGCCCAGCCGCGGGGAAGGCTTCGGCCTGGTCTATCTGGAGGCGATGGCCTGCGGCAAACCGGTGATCGGAGGAGCGCACGGCGGGGCCCCGGAAGTGATCGAAGACGGCGTGACCGGCTATCTGGTGCCGCACGGGGACGTGACGCAGATCGTCACGGCGCTGGAGACGCTGCTGCGCGATCCCGAGCACGCGAGGGCCATGGGCGCGCGCGGGCGGGAGCGCGTGCACAGCCAGTTCCGATTTTCCATGTTCGCCAAATCCCTGAAGAAACTCCTGCACCAGCAATGCGCATCCTGA